Genomic DNA from Marinitoga sp. 1197:
AATCTTATTAGCGAGTAAAAAGCAGCTTTTCTTTTTATTAATATACGATCTCCTGAAAATCTTTTTTTTTCGATTATTATTTTATCATATAATTTATAATAGAATCCAAAAAACACCGTCCCTACTGGTAAATTTTTTGTTCCGCCATCTGGTCCTGCAACGCCACTTATCGAAATTGAAAAATCAGAATCAAATATTTTTGCGGTATTTATTGCCATTAATTTAACAGCTTTTTCACTTACAGCACCATAATTCTTTAGAACTTCATTATCCACATGTAATAATTTATTTTTTATATAATTATTATATGCAACAATAGAACCTTTATATACTCTGGAAGATCCAGGAATATTTGTTATAAAATTGCCAACCAAGCCACCTGTACACGATTCAGCAGTGCTTATGGTTTTGTTATTATTAGATAAGTTGTTTATAATATATTTTAATGGATTATCTGGAACAACATACTCTATAAGTTGATTATTTATAAAATCAATAATGGATTTTAATTTTTCTTTATTATCTTTAAATATCAATGAAGGTCCCATTTCTAATTCGAGTTTTGTAGAATAGTTGATATTTTCTAAATGCTTTTCTAATATAGAAATTAGTTGTGATTCAGTAATATTATAAAATTGTATTTTTTTTGTATATATTCTCTTTTTATCGAATTTACCAAAAATATGTTTAAAATATTTTTTAAACATATAAAGGGCTTCATCAGGAGGACCTGGTAGTAAAATATAATGTTTATTGTTTTTTGTTATATAAAGTCCTGGTGCACTACCAATATCATTTTTTAGAATGATTGAATTTTTTAGTATATAAGCCTGTCTTTTTATAAATTTGTTTGGAGTTTTTCCAAATCTTTTATAACGATTAATAATATCATTGTAAACATCTGTATTCAGAATTAAGTCAATATTTAAAAATTCAGCAACGGCATTTCTTGTGATATCATCAATTGTGGAACCCAAACCACCTGTAATTATAATCACATCATTTTTAGTTGAAAGAAAACTCAGTGAAGATATTATATCTTCTTTATTATCCCGCACACAAATATGAGTAGAAATTTCAAATCCTTCATTATATAAAATATTTGAAATTTCCTTTGATGTAATATTTGAAATTTCTCCTTCAATAAGTTCATCGCCTGTACTTAGAATACCTACTCTTATATATATCACTCCTATAAAATTCCTATATATATTTTACCACAAAATACAATTATTTAGAAATTAATACGATTATACTTTTTGTTTTTACAATGTAGTTATTAGAAACTTTTTGAGGAAAATCAAGAAAATCATCTGGTGAATCAAAATACGTATCAATAACTCGAAACCAGCTTTTATTATTAAGGAACGGAAGTTCAAAAGACAAATCTTTTTCATAAAAATTTAGGGCAACGTATATATCATTATCTGGAGGAACATTTTGATTTACAAAGTCTATTCCACTAATCATAAAAGCCAGAGATTTAGAATAATAAGAGAAATCTGGTTGGTTTAATTTAATTCCATGCCATGTAATGTCAGGTATTCCATCACCACTATAATCTTTTCCAGTAAAAAAGTGTTCTCTCCTTAATGTATGATGTATTTTTCTGAAATTAATTACTTTTCTTACAAATTGAAAAATATCCGAAAAGTCATCCTTTCTCTTCCAATCTACCCAATTCTTAATTGTATCCTGACAATAAGCGTTGTTATTCCCATATTGTGTTCTGCAAAATTCATCTCCCATATATATCATAGGAGTTCCTTGAGAAATCATAAGTATAGTAAAAAAGTTTTTTATCTGTTGTTTTCTAACTTTCAATATGTCTAAATTATTGGTTTCACCTTCAATTCCATAATTAAAACTATAATTATCATTAGTTCCGTCCTGATTATTTTCACCATTTTCTTCGTTATGTTTATTATTATATGAAACAAGATCCCACATTGTAAAACCATCGTGAGAAGTTATGAAATTAACACTTGCCATAGGAGATTTATTCCCATATAGGTCTTCACTACCGGCTATTCGACATGCGATTTCACCTGTTAATCCCATATCACCTCTAACGAACTTTCTAACAGAATCTCTGAATTTTCCATTCCATTCAGCCCAACCTTCTGGAAATGCTCCTAAAAAATAACCTCCTGCTGCATCCCATCCTTCAGCAATTAATTTAGAGCCAGAAATTATAGGATCCTCAGCAATGTCTTTTAACAATGATAAATCTCCTATCCAATTTCCATTAGAATCTCTACCAAGTATGGAAGCTAAATCAAACCTAAAACCATCAACATGCATTTCTGTTACCCAATATCTCAAACTATCAATGATTAAATTTTTAACAACAGTATTGTTACAATTGAAAGTATTGCCACATCCAGAATAATTTTCATAGTATCTTTTATTTTTACTCAAAATATAGTAAACAGAATTATCAATTCCCCTAAAAGATAATGTAGGTCCTAATTCATTTCCTTCTCCTGTATGATTATATACAACATCTAAAATGATTTCAAAACCTTCTTTATGAAGTGCTTTCACAAAATCTTTGAAGAGAAATACCTGCTCTCCTATTTTTAAACCATTGGAATAATTTCCAGTTACAGCAAAAAAAGCCAGAGGATTATACCCCCATACATCTTTTAGTTTTTCACCTGTAATGGGATTATTTCTTATAATGGAATTCGGATTAAATTCAAATATAGGCATCAATTCTACGGCATTAACTCCTAAATCTTTTAAGTAAGATAATTTTTCAATAATTCCGTCAAATGTTCCTCTGTTCTTGATGTTAGAATTAGGATTCATAGTAAACAGTCTTACATTCATTTCATAAATTATCAAATCTTTTAATGGGATTCTTGGATGAACATCATCTTCCCAATCATAAACGCTATCATCTATTACTACGGATTTTGTGGGACTTTTAGCAGAATCAATAGTAGAAAATGAAAGATCTAACAAAGATGATTTTTTATCGTATCCATAAACGCTATCCTCATCCCAATTATAAGAACCAGAAATAGCTTTTGCGTATGGGTCAGATAGTAATTTGTATTTATTAAAACGTAAACCATTAATAGGATCATAAACACCATCAACTCTCCAACCATAAAACTGCCCATGTTTGATATTATGAATATAAATATGCCATATATCCCCTGTTTTGTTTTTTATTGGATCTAATTCAAATACGTGTGAAGGTATATCATCATAAAAATTCTGGTATAACTCTAAAATTACTTTTGTGCTGTTTTTAGTAAAAATGCCAAAATTAACTCCCCCGGAGTCCACGATAGCTCCTAATTTTGGATACCCCCTACTTGATTTTAATAATACAGAATTATCGGGATTATTATAATAAAAATTAGAATTTTTCATATAATCATCTCTATTTCCTTTCTTCTATAGCTTTTTTTAAAGCTTTTTTCACCTCTATATCTTCTTGTTTTAATTCGTTTATCAAATCTTTAATTGTCCAATTTATATTTGTTTCTGTAGTTGTTGCGAATATTATTCTTGGCAAGCCTTCAACATTTTTTATAGCTTTCATTATCTTATTTATTTCATCGCTGGTAAATCCGTTTAATATAATTACAGGTGTCTCTTTTATTTTGTCAAACATCAAAACAACTCCTTCCTTATTTTTATGAAATATCTTATTTTTTATTATATAATTATATCATAAAAATAGGTAAAAAGTTTTTTTATTTTAATTTTTAAAATAGAAATTATCTCTTGACAAAACAAGAAAAAAATAGTATAATATTTTTGTAATCATTACAAAAATAATCGGATTTTATAGGAGGGAAAATTATGAAAAAATATGTATGTACAGTTTGTGGTTATATTTATGATCCAGAAGAAGGAGATCCAACAGCAAATATTCCTGCAGGGACATCATTTGATGATTTACCAGAGGATTGGGTATGCCCAATGTGTGGTGTTGGAAAAGACATGTTTGAAGTTCAAGAATAATATATTATAAAAAATGGCGTGCTTAAGCATGCCATTTTTTATAAAAATTTTTATAGAATTTTTTTTAAGTATTGACCAGTATATGTATTTGCTTTTATTATATCTTCTACAGTTCCATTTGCAAGTATATATCCCCCATTTTCTCCACCTTCAGGGCCTAAATCGATTATATAATCAGCATTTTTTATGACATCTAAATTATGTTCTATAATAATTACAGTATTACCTTTTTCAACTAATTTGTGTAAGACCTCTATTAATTTCTTTACATCTTCAAAATGTAATCCTGTAGTTGGTTCATCGAGAAAATATAGGGTTCTTCCCGTAGCTCTTTTTCTTAATTCTGAGGTTAATTTTATTCTTTGAGCTTCTCCACCTGATAAAGTAGTTGCTGGCTGCCCAAGTTTAATATAACCAACTCCAACATCATTTAACAGTTGTAATATGTTTTTAATTCTTGGTATATTCTGGAAAAAATCAAGTGCTTCTTCAACTGACATATCCAGAACATCTGCTATAGATTTCCCTTTATATTTAACATTCAGAGTTTCTTTGTTATATCTTTTGCCTTTACACACATCACATGTAACATAAACATCGGGAAGAAATTGCATTTCTATTTTTAAATAACCATTTCCATTACACGCTTCGCATCTACCGCCTTTTACATTAAAACTAAAACGTCCTTTTTTAAATCCTTTCATACGAGCTTCTTTAGTTGCAGCAAACAAATCCCTGATTAAATCAAAAACACCGGTATAAGTAGCAGGATTACTTCGAGGCGTTCTTCCTATAGGAGATTGGTCAATGGCTATAACATTGTCTATATATTCAATTCCTTCTATTTTTTTATAATAACCGGGTTTGACTTTAGCCTTCCTTAATTCTTTTATTAAAGCAGGATATAATGTATCCATAATTAAAGATGATTTGCCAGAACCAGAAACACCTGTAATTACGATGAATTTTCCTAAGGGGAACATTACATCGATATTTTTTAAATTATTATGTGATGCACCATATAATTTTAATACTTCATTCCTTTCAATTTTTTTTGTATGATATTTTATAATATCGATTCTCTTTTTTCCTGTTATATATTGTCCTGTAAGCGAATCTTTTGGGTTTTTCAATAAATTTTTTATCCAGCCACTATATACAACTTTTCCACCATTAATTCCAGCGCCAGGACCTAAATCAACTATATAGTCTGAAGATTTTATCACCTCTTCATCATGTTCAACAATTATAACAGTATTACCAAGATTTTTTAATTTTTTCAATGTTTGAATTAATTTATCATTGTCTCTTGGATGCAGCCCAATAGTTGGTTCATCTAAAACATATGTAACTCCTGTTAAACCAGATCCAATTTGAGTAGCGAGTCGGACTCTCTGTGATTCACCACCAGAAAGCGTATTTGCAGATCTTGAAAGGGAAATATATCCCAGACCAACATCCGTTAAAAATCCCAATCTTTTTTTTATTTCATTTAATAATTCACCAACTATTTTTTTCTCAAAATCTGTTAATGTAATATTTTCGAAAAAAGATTTTGTTTTTTCAATAGGCATATCTGAAATTTCTTGTATATTTTTTTCATTTAGTTTGATGCTTAGAGGTTCAATTTTCAATCTTTTTCCTCCACAAGTTTGACATGTTTTCATAGTCATGAATTCATTTTGGTAGTAGTTACGCATTTCATCCGAATCGGTAGATTTATATCTTCTTTCATACATGTTATACAAACCTTCAAATGTTTTTTTGAAAGTATACACACCATTTGGAGTAATATATTCAAAAGTGATTTTATCCTTTGTACCATATAATAAAGCGTTTTGTGTTTCAGTTTTTAATTCTCTGATTTTTTTTTCTGGATTGTCGTTATAATGCAAAATCACTTTTTCCAAAGTTTTAATTATATAT
This window encodes:
- a CDS encoding nicotinamide-nucleotide amidohydrolase family protein yields the protein MIYIRVGILSTGDELIEGEISNITSKEISNILYNEGFEISTHICVRDNKEDIISSLSFLSTKNDVIIITGGLGSTIDDITRNAVAEFLNIDLILNTDVYNDIINRYKRFGKTPNKFIKRQAYILKNSIILKNDIGSAPGLYITKNNKHYILLPGPPDEALYMFKKYFKHIFGKFDKKRIYTKKIQFYNITESQLISILEKHLENINYSTKLELEMGPSLIFKDNKEKLKSIIDFINNQLIEYVVPDNPLKYIINNLSNNNKTISTAESCTGGLVGNFITNIPGSSRVYKGSIVAYNNYIKNKLLHVDNEVLKNYGAVSEKAVKLMAINTAKIFDSDFSISISGVAGPDGGTKNLPVGTVFFGFYYKLYDKIIIEKKRFSGDRILIKRKAAFYSLIRFLKLFL
- the glgX gene encoding glycogen debranching protein GlgX gives rise to the protein MKNSNFYYNNPDNSVLLKSSRGYPKLGAIVDSGGVNFGIFTKNSTKVILELYQNFYDDIPSHVFELDPIKNKTGDIWHIYIHNIKHGQFYGWRVDGVYDPINGLRFNKYKLLSDPYAKAISGSYNWDEDSVYGYDKKSSLLDLSFSTIDSAKSPTKSVVIDDSVYDWEDDVHPRIPLKDLIIYEMNVRLFTMNPNSNIKNRGTFDGIIEKLSYLKDLGVNAVELMPIFEFNPNSIIRNNPITGEKLKDVWGYNPLAFFAVTGNYSNGLKIGEQVFLFKDFVKALHKEGFEIILDVVYNHTGEGNELGPTLSFRGIDNSVYYILSKNKRYYENYSGCGNTFNCNNTVVKNLIIDSLRYWVTEMHVDGFRFDLASILGRDSNGNWIGDLSLLKDIAEDPIISGSKLIAEGWDAAGGYFLGAFPEGWAEWNGKFRDSVRKFVRGDMGLTGEIACRIAGSEDLYGNKSPMASVNFITSHDGFTMWDLVSYNNKHNEENGENNQDGTNDNYSFNYGIEGETNNLDILKVRKQQIKNFFTILMISQGTPMIYMGDEFCRTQYGNNNAYCQDTIKNWVDWKRKDDFSDIFQFVRKVINFRKIHHTLRREHFFTGKDYSGDGIPDITWHGIKLNQPDFSYYSKSLAFMISGIDFVNQNVPPDNDIYVALNFYEKDLSFELPFLNNKSWFRVIDTYFDSPDDFLDFPQKVSNNYIVKTKSIIVLISK
- a CDS encoding DUF3783 domain-containing protein, with the translated sequence MFDKIKETPVIILNGFTSDEINKIMKAIKNVEGLPRIIFATTTETNINWTIKDLINELKQEDIEVKKALKKAIEERK
- the rd gene encoding rubredoxin; the encoded protein is MKKYVCTVCGYIYDPEEGDPTANIPAGTSFDDLPEDWVCPMCGVGKDMFEVQE
- the uvrA gene encoding excinuclease ABC subunit UvrA translates to MNYIHVKGAREHNLKNIDVKIPKNKLVVISGLSGSGKSTLAMDTIYAEGQRRYLESVSSYARMFLGELKKPDVEYIEGLSPAIAIEQKSVSHNPRSTVGTVTEIYDYMRVLFARIGKPFCPKCNIPVEKSSIDEIIDKVYKEFDDSSRIYVFSPIAKEKKGEFKKEIEQMKKNGYKRIEIDGEIFDLEDIISLKKNYRHTLNLLIDRLKLKKENFERLYEAIELSLKESDGFVEIRELDNNENIIKSKIYSEKLVCPECGFTFPEITPKLFSFNSPYGACKDCHGLGFKYEFEPSYILDPDKNIYNGAVKAGKDSYIIKTLEKVILHYNDNPEKKIRELKTETQNALLYGTKDKITFEYITPNGVYTFKKTFEGLYNMYERRYKSTDSDEMRNYYQNEFMTMKTCQTCGGKRLKIEPLSIKLNEKNIQEISDMPIEKTKSFFENITLTDFEKKIVGELLNEIKKRLGFLTDVGLGYISLSRSANTLSGGESQRVRLATQIGSGLTGVTYVLDEPTIGLHPRDNDKLIQTLKKLKNLGNTVIIVEHDEEVIKSSDYIVDLGPGAGINGGKVVYSGWIKNLLKNPKDSLTGQYITGKKRIDIIKYHTKKIERNEVLKLYGASHNNLKNIDVMFPLGKFIVITGVSGSGKSSLIMDTLYPALIKELRKAKVKPGYYKKIEGIEYIDNVIAIDQSPIGRTPRSNPATYTGVFDLIRDLFAATKEARMKGFKKGRFSFNVKGGRCEACNGNGYLKIEMQFLPDVYVTCDVCKGKRYNKETLNVKYKGKSIADVLDMSVEEALDFFQNIPRIKNILQLLNDVGVGYIKLGQPATTLSGGEAQRIKLTSELRKRATGRTLYFLDEPTTGLHFEDVKKLIEVLHKLVEKGNTVIIIEHNLDVIKNADYIIDLGPEGGENGGYILANGTVEDIIKANTYTGQYLKKIL